The nucleotide sequence TAAATGTGTCATAGCCGTCCGGAAGTTCTTCTATAAAATCATGTATATTAGCTTTTTTCGCAGCTTCTATTATTTCGTCTGCAGTTGCGTCAGGTTTTCCGTAGGAGATGTTTTCCCGGATGGTTCCGCAAAACAGATAAACATCCTGCTGCACAATGCCTATTTGGCTTCTGAGACTTTTTAGAGTTAGACCGCGTACGTCGTGACCGTCAATAGTAATACGTCCGTCCGTTACGTCATAGAATCTCGGAAGCAGAGAGCAGATAGTGGTCTTTCCGCTGCCTGACGGCCCGACAAGAGCAATAGAACGTCCGGCAGGAATTTTGAATGAAAGATTGGACAATACAAGCGCGTCATCATCGCTGTAATGGAACGATACATTTTCAAAGGAAACATCACCATTCACATTTTCCAGGACTTTCGCGCCGGGGCTGTCCTTTATGTCAGGTTCGGTTTCAACAACAGACAAAAAGCGGCGGAATCCCGACAGACCTTTTTGTATCATCTCGGTGAGTTCAACCAATATCTGTATAGGGCTGATAAATATTCCGATATATAACGCATACATTGCAAGGTCTCCTGCCTGCATTTGTCCGTGAGCAATTAGATAGCCGCCGAATACAAGTGTGACAAGATACATCATGCCCTGAAAAAATAGGTTCCAGCCCATAAAGTTTCCCATACAGCTATAGTTATTCCTTTTGGAAATCAAGAAAGCGTGATTGCTCTTTTGAAATTTATTGCGTTCAACTTCCTCGTTGGCAAAAGCCTGAACAACCCGGATTCCGGACAAGGTATCCTGGAGGCTGGCGTTGACGTCGCCTATTTTACGGCGGTTCTCCATAAATGTTGCCTGCATTCGCTTATTTTGGCTCATAGAGAAAAGAAACATCAGAAAAACCAACACAACCATAGGAATGGCAAGTTTCCAGTTTATAATAAACAAAAAGGTAAAAGAACCTACTATTTTTATTAATGATATAAACAGGTTTTCCGGGCCGTGGTGTGCAAACTCGGCAATATCAAAAAGGTCAGAGACGAGTTTGCTCATCATTTGACCGGAGTTGTTTTGATCATAATATGAAAATGAAAGTTTTTCATAATGGTCAAAAAGCTGTTGACGCATATCACGCTCCATATTTGCGCCCATCATATGGCCTTGGTAGCTGACATAGTATTTGCAAAGGCTTTGAATTATGTACATTGTGAGCAGAGCCAGCGCTATAGGAATTAGGGCGTTAACAATAGTGGCGGTGTCACGTGTGAACAATGTTCTAGTCAATGTGCGCAGGATTTGCGGAAAGGCCAGGTCAACGGCGCTGATAACAGTTGCGCAGATGAGGTCTAAGAAAAACACGGTTTTATATGGACCATAGTATTTTATAAATTTTTTAAGAGTGTGCATGGTGGGTATCTCCTTTCTGTTTTTGTTTTTATTGATTCAGTCTTGATTATACCGAGTGTTAATCGGTTTAATCCTGGATAGATAGTTAACTGAGAGTTACTCAACATTATATACGGATTGGCAGATAAAGTCAAATTATAAAATAGAATAATTAAAGTAAAAATTTTATTTTGTTTCTATGATGTAGAAAAGATACATATTCTCTAGATTAAAAGATAGTTATATAAAGAGTCGTTATAGGGGTTAATAGTTTTAATCTATTTAATTACTACTTATATATTAAATAAATAGCAATAAAAATAAACGAGACAATAATGTTTTTAATAAGATATAAAAATCATAAAAAAAGTTATACCCAAATTTAGTGTTCAAAATTAATTCTTCTTATATTATGGGCATTATTTTATTAGCCTAATCTCTTAGAAACTTTAATAATTTGTTGATAATGACCCATATATCCTGTACATATATTTTATAAGCAAATAATACATAAGCAGACAAAGTTAAAGGATGTAAGATAAAAGGCAGGATTATATACGGTCGTGCAAAAGTATTAGATAAAAAGTTAACTCAAGCTATTTTAGATTTTTATTTATATAATTAACAAGAGAAATACTATTAAATAAATTATGTCATTCTAAACTATAAGGTATCATCTCATTTTATTGCGGAGGTATGGCATAATCACCTGGATTCTATATTGCTTTCTATTCAGCCTTAGCGATATTATATAAGAAATAACAAGAAGCGGTGATATTTACGGCGAATTTAAAGAGTAAATTGTGGTATAAGATTATAACTAAATAGCTTATATGTTCTTATATAAACGCATATATAAAAGAAATTACCATAAAAATAAATTTATGCTGTTTTTTATTATTCCTTAGATATATGTAGTTATTATATAATAATCACTTTCTAAACAGCGTATTGATTAGATTTACAATTAATCTTTCTGCATTAAAATAAAAAATAGCCGGAGAATTTCTCCGGCTATATAATATTTATTCCCAATATAAAACAGCATACTGCTTTCTTCCGTCCGAACTGAACTTAGTTCCATTGCTTAGCCCAAGCGCCGCGCTTCCGCCGCCGTCCAGTGCCAAACCTCCCACACATCCTAAATCAGATAATACCTGACCGGCACGAGCCAGCGTGGTAGATGAGCTTACGCACAGCA is from Monoglobus pectinilyticus and encodes:
- a CDS encoding ABC transporter ATP-binding protein, which produces MHTLKKFIKYYGPYKTVFFLDLICATVISAVDLAFPQILRTLTRTLFTRDTATIVNALIPIALALLTMYIIQSLCKYYVSYQGHMMGANMERDMRQQLFDHYEKLSFSYYDQNNSGQMMSKLVSDLFDIAEFAHHGPENLFISLIKIVGSFTFLFIINWKLAIPMVVLVFLMFLFSMSQNKRMQATFMENRRKIGDVNASLQDTLSGIRVVQAFANEEVERNKFQKSNHAFLISKRNNYSCMGNFMGWNLFFQGMMYLVTLVFGGYLIAHGQMQAGDLAMYALYIGIFISPIQILVELTEMIQKGLSGFRRFLSVVETEPDIKDSPGAKVLENVNGDVSFENVSFHYSDDDALVLSNLSFKIPAGRSIALVGPSGSGKTTICSLLPRFYDVTDGRITIDGHDVRGLTLKSLRSQIGIVQQDVYLFCGTIRENISYGKPDATADEIIEAAKKANIHDFIEELPDGYDTFIGERGTRLSGGQKQRISIARVFLKNPPILILDEATSALDNESERYIQESLEELAKDRTTITIAHRLSTIRNADEIYVIAENRIAERGTFKELMDQNGIYAHYYEMQFQ